In Palaemon carinicauda isolate YSFRI2023 chromosome 32, ASM3689809v2, whole genome shotgun sequence, the genomic stretch atataaactataaaaactttaaccaaagaggaagagaaataagacagaatagtgtgcccgagtgtaccctcaagcaagagaactctaacccgagacagtggaagaccatggtagggaggctatggcactacccaagactagagaactatggtttgattttagagtgtcctgctcctagaagagcttctgttATGTCCTCATTCTTCAAGCGAAGTGGATTCAGGCAATGTCTAGGCTAAGCGAGGAGCTTAAGCTCCAATTTTATGATTACTTGGTTAAGCcacattgctaaattctacacTAGCACCAGCTGCCCATGCCGTCATCCTAGAATGATCACAAGGTATCAGGGTGCCCTCTAAACTGCTCGTGCGTAGCACAGAGTGTCACCCTGGGACAGCCTCCAGCCAGTTGGAGGACTTCCACCCACCGTGGAGTGAGTCACCTAGGTAAAGAGAGTAGGGTTTGTATATAGttccggaacaaatgacaaatttggaataatttttattttccctaactatacaaacctcctgatgaatgcaagagttgatgggagaagtacaagaggaaggccaaggtttgggtggatggatggagtgaaggaagctctgggtgataggaggataggtgtgagagaggcaagagagcgtgctagaaataggaatgaatggcgagtgattgtgacacagttccggtaggccctgctgctgcctccgatgccttagatgaccgcggaggtagcagcagtagggtattcagcattatgaagcttcatctgtggtggataatgtgggagggtgggctgtggcaccctagcagtaccagctgaactcggttgagtcccttgttaggctgaaggaacgtagagagtagaggtcccctttttgtttttgtttcatttgttgatgtcggctaccccccaaaattgggggaggcgccttggtatatgtttgtaagtatgtgtacaaacctgaagctctttacacatactggtcccaccatcaccttcccccagaagtcctgttctccgctaactagcggagagTAGTTACACATCGCAAAAGCTTTCTAACGGCTAGTTTCAGCTAGCGCCGCACTAATACTCatatgtaaagagcttcaggtttgtataattaggaaaaatacaaattattctaaatttgtcatatttattcaaCTGTCATAAAGTGATggatttaatatttgaattatgtgctgtacattttcttattcccttttgcCTAAAGTATATTGTTTTCTATAATACAATTGTGAAAATAAAGGTTATTTTCAGCTTTCGCCATCATACCAGTCGAGGGTAGAGCTGAAAACCATTCGAGTCTCACTCTCCAAGATTTCCTAGATTTAGAGGCCATTAGATGTGACCCAAATATGAAGGTACAGTAGCTTCAAAAGTATCAGCTTAAAATTTGCTTTAATTTCAGATCTAGCCAATATTTTAGCGTGTTACTCTGTCTCAATGTCCAGCTTTGAAACTTGCCGACTATATTGTCATTATTCATAGGTTTTTCTGGTGATTTTGGGCTCCAATTTATTTTTAACTTTCATGAATCCTTATTGCGAAAGCTATCACCTTTGGGCTCCAAAAAGATTTTTGCTGTTCAATgtctataacccttttacccccaaaggacgtactggtacgtttcacaaaactcatccctttacccccatggacgtaccggtatgtccttgcaaaaaaatgctataaaacatttttctttcatatttttgataattttttttgagaaacttcaggcattttccaagagaatgagaccaacctgacctctctatgacaaaaattaaggctgttagagcaatctaaaaaaatatactgcaaaatgtgcttgaaaaaaaaaataacccttggggttaagggttagaaagttccaaatagcctgggggtaaaagggttaactgtgtCTCTCCAAGTTTCATCACATTCAAGTAAAAGCCCTCTAGGTAAGTCCCGTTAGTCTAGAAACCTGATTTATTGGTCTTAATAGGTTGATTGAGAAtgttgtataaaaataaataatgtataacTTGTTCTTTAGGTTCCCATTGTGAAAGCCACCGATGACATGACAGTCGGCCATTTGCTCAGAGATTCGCAGAACCTATCTGCACTTTCCTCAGTAAGTATTaatttaaatggattttttttgcTCGATTTATAACCCTTACAAGACGTACACTGTTCAATATAACACGCCCCTTTTGTTGAAATAGAAGACAGAAAAACATACTGTGATAAAGACCAAGTAAAAACAGTATTAGGTAGTacaatgggttattattattattattattattattattattattattattattgttattattgctaagctacaaccctagttggaaaagcaagatgctataagcccaggggccccattagcccagtgaggaaaggaaacaagaaaaaactaaatattttaaaatcagtaacatttgaatagatatttccaatataaactatgaaaacctcaacaaaacaagaggaagataaatgagatagaatagtgtgccctagtgtacctccaagactagagaacaatggtttgattttagagtgtccttctcctaaaagaactgccttccatcgctaaagagtctcttctacccttaccaagaggaaagtagccactggacaattacagtggagtagttaatccttagggtgaagaagaattgtttggtaatctcagtgttgtcaggggtatgaagacagaggagaatctgtaaagaattggccagactaatcggtgtatgtgaaggcaaagggaaagtgaaccgtaactagagagaaggatccaatgtagtactgtgtggccagtcaaaggaccccataactctctagcggtagtatctcaaactaTTTAGCGTGTTAGTCAACCACGTGTATGGAATAGGCAGTGAGgtgttaggttaggagttaaccctCCCTTGGGCAGCAAGTATTCATGGATTCTTGCTTTTCGCACATGTTTGTTACATAATCCCCGCCAAAACAAAGTCCTTTAAAAAGAAGGCAACCTTGCTTACCCCATACGAAATGGGAAGAAAACGCGTTAATAGAAGATACActattgtcatcatttatttattcttctCAAATTTTATTCATCCTCTTGTCAGCAATCACTATATTCCCCTGTATAACATGGATCCTTTGGATTACTTAAGTTTTCCTCCTGTCTCCTGGTAGGCATCTGTGCTTAATGTATCCACTCTGGAAGTATATCGCATACTGTAGAGTATATTCTGTTAACCCCTTAAACCCATCCCTTACCAATACGATTTATCACTCTAATTCTCATTCTAATTTTATGGTTACCGGTAGTTTTATTTATTACGGTAGAGATCCTCAACTTGCAAACATATGGAGATACAAACACAACTCCAACGGAAATCCCTGGctcattttttgtttaattttatttacagTATCACAGAAGGTCCTCAAATTAAAAACATTTGGAGATTAAAACACAAACCAAACATAAATtctaaatctcagatattgtaacACAAGTTCATAATGATAGCGATACAAACACAACTCCAACGGAAATCCCaggctcatttttttttaatttcatttacagtATCACAGAAGGTCCTCAAATTGAAAACATTTGGAGATTAAGACACAAATCAAACTTAAATtctaaatctcagatattgtaacgcaagttcataatgaaatactggaGTAAAACTATTATATTACTTAGGGCAGTAAGCAAGACGGCATTTGCAGTATAAAACAGGACTATTAGTTGTCTTTTGCcactgaaaatcgtaggcatgagttaggtgaagcctaccgtaggtcaaaattaaaaaaatttgacATTTGACTTACTAACattttcttggaacctattaagtttgtaatttGAGGACTTTCTTCGTAGCAAAATTTCTGTAGGTAAGGCTGGAAAGTACTTACATAGCATAGCCGAATAAGTATGCATTCCGTTGATATACACTTTAGTTTTATAAAAGATTTCCAagagtctatagtccatttcttttagcgaggcatatttgcaccgactcgcagcggtgcccttttagctcggaaaagtttcctgatcgctgattagttggacaagatcattctaaccaagcagcgatcaggaaacttttctgagctaaaagggcaccgctgcgagtcggtgcaaatctgcctcgctaaaaggaatggactataGTTGGCGGGATAAACAGATATGGAAGAGAAGCCTGAATCGAAATAAGGAAGTGGGAGGCGACTCTAAGAAAGTACGAGAAAGTTAAATTAGATATAGTGctttaagaaaaatgtcttttatataatttaacaCCAAAATTTGTGagttttacatattttgaaattttgtatGTGTAAATAAGTAAAGGATAAAATTTACTGGACGTAAACTGTGTAATAATGGGCTCAGAGGAGTAAATGTCCCTGGGTTCAGAATGCATTATATGGCACTCAAGTTGTTGGAATCCGAGATTAGTGTAATAGGGCATATAGTTTATTGTATCCCTTATACTTCACTTtccttattttattgattattcatTGTACGTCTTGTTTTACAGTATTTTtagacttaattaaaagaagtttgttcaagtgaagctaaattttttctATAACCTGCTGAGTAAATAAATTAATCTTGCACAAATTCATATTAATGTAGATCTTTATATAACCAATTTTGTTGAGGGCAACACAATTTTCTCAGTCCAGATACTGTACCATAATACTGTAGACAGAATTGTTTGTAAGTGCTTTATGTAGAGCACTTACATTATTAGGTAGAAAGTTCAGTGTTTTGTTTACCTTAAATAAAGATTTTCCATATACTGACTGTATGTCCTCTTAGGTGAAAAGCAATATTTGTATCAAACAGTATTTGTCAATATATTCAATTCTTTCTTCCAGAGCAGTGAAAATGACAAACGAGGGTTGTTAGAGAAGATCACAGCACACGCTGACATCTGCAAGTGTAACCCATGCAACTGTGACCCCTCAAGAGGCAACGAATGTTCGTGCAACGCTATAGACGACGAAGCGTCATCGGCGCGTCAGGTGTCGGGCGCTGCGCCCGCGAAGCGGCACGCTTCGAACGCTGTTTCGCAGATGATGAACAAGCCGCCACAGATATCGGCAGAAGTTCCGAACGAGGGTTACTCGAGACCGGGCACGGACTCACTTAGTCTGCCTTCATTCTCAGGGCAAGTTCCAGAGGCCAGTCTTTCCAGTGATCAACTTCAAAAGAATTGCAAAGTCGAAAGCCTGGAATGTGCACAGCCGTTGACCCACCGGGACCAACAGATTTCCGTAGACGAGTTTTTGCAGGAGACCGTCGGCATGGATTCGTCTGCATCTTCGCACACTATAGCATCGTCCCAAAGATCATCGCAGCATAGTTTAGAAAACTTACTTCCTGGTCCTTCAGGAGGACAGAGTTCATCGTCATCTTTTACGGGGTTGTCCAACTTGGACGACATGAGCAATTTAGCGTCTCCATCCATGTCGGATCTGATCAGCTATCCACTTACGCATTCTATCTTTGGTAATGGAAAGTGTGGAGAGAATGGGATGAGCCAACCCGTAAGTCTGGGTAGTGATAGTACTTCCATTGATCAGGCATTCGATATATCTACGGATTTCCCGTTCTCCTCTCCGAACATGATTGAAGCTCTGCTGACGGATGATATGGGAAGCCTTCCTAACCTCTCTGCTCATTCGCAGTCAAGTAGTGGTAACTTGTCGAGAGGATTCACTCCCCAGCCATCGCCAGTTGCTTCTGGATCCTCCTCCTTGACTCCAATTGGTCTAATGGtacagcagcatcatcagcatgttCCTCCTGACaatcaattaaatatgaaaaatgatATCCATAGCGAAAAGAACGAGCCATCGTCTTGTTGTAGTGCGAAGGGCAAGCAAGAAGCGGGTCAACAACAGGAGTACTGTAGGCAGTTAAGTAGAGGGAAGTCTTGCTGTATGGGGTCCTCGCCTCAGACTTCAGATTTCAGCGCATCATCGGGTAGTTCATCAACCTCCACTTGTTGCAGGCAAGGGAAGTCCGAAACAAGGTCCTGGTGCGATTCGACCAGAGACATTGTTGCTTCCTTAGCTTGTCCGTCTTCCTTAAAGACAAAGGGATGTTGTTCAGGTCCTCAGTCACCAGCAGCTTCATATCAAAGTGGCTGCTCACCAAACTCGTCTGGAGCACCTGTGACGCACACTTCACAGGCCTCCCATTACTGCTCTTCAAGTTCTCAGAATAGTAATCATCCCTCGTGCCATAACGTATTGTTATCGTCTAGTAATGTATCTCCAAAGTACCCTTTGCTCTCAGATCAATCATCTGCCTCATCTTTTCACCAAAATAGTCAGGGGTTGTCAAATTTAGACTTTCAAACACATGAGTCTCATTTGAGTTCCTCAGGGTCTCACCTGAAGTACAACCACACGCCATCTGATAAGGATAGCACGCAGCATAATTCCTGTGAGGATAAAGGAGATCTACAGGTTACAGAATCAGTTTTTCAGAGTCTAAGCTCGGACGGCAAACACTACCAACAAAAAGCAGATCTCTCCCAGCCTCATCAATTTTCAGAGTCTGTCCAGCACCAACTTCCAGACTTAAGTCAACAATCGCAAACCAAGGTAGATTATCATTGTCACCATCATGAAACTAGGACAGAAGATCAACAAATTCCACACAATCATTGTGGTTCTGATGTGAGGCAAGATCAACAAATTCCTCACAGTCACTGTGGCTCTGATGTGAGGCAAGATCAACAAATTCCTCACAGTCACTGTGGTTCTGATGTGAGGCAAGATCAACAAATTCCTCACAGTCACTGTGGTTCTGATGTGAGGCAAGATCAACAAATTCCTCACAGTCACTGTGGTTCTGATGTGAG encodes the following:
- the LOC137625346 gene encoding uncharacterized protein isoform X2, whose translation is MIYSQKDTSFYNAYVTQSDTYIQHTIRENEIVMHIHPGESGMQMPDEPSHATLTIQATDPETKAITTRRFHCTYQGCERTYSTPGNLRTHLKTHRGEYKFQCETTGCGKAFLTSYSLKIHLRVHARHRPYTCVSDGCQKSFTTLYRLRAHQRLHNGDTFNCNQDGCVRIFTTLSDLRKHVRTHTGEKPFKCEEDGCGKSFTVSHHLRTHKRVHTGEKPYTCDERDCQRAFTTNYSRKNHMRVHSQSLEGKPKKLQLRVQKKKPRKEVLQADEHKAPLQVMEDGRQKTITQEREKVSEGDVNGQPVTTESVSDYPRKVGCCAHQPSSAASAVKQKAFAIIPVEGRAENHSSLTLQDFLDLEAIRCDPNMKVPIVKATDDMTVGHLLRDSQNLSALSSSSENDKRGLLEKITAHADICKCNPCNCDPSRGNECSCNAIDDEASSARQVSGAAPAKRHASNAVSQMMNKPPQISAEVPNEGYSRPGTDSLSLPSFSGQVPEASLSSDQLQKNCKVESLECAQPLTHRDQQISVDEFLQETVGMDSSASSHTIASSQRSSQHSLENLLPGPSGGQSSSSSFTGLSNLDDMSNLASPSMSDLISYPLTHSIFGNGKCGENGMSQPVSLGSDSTSIDQAFDISTDFPFSSPNMIEALLTDDMGSLPNLSAHSQSSSGNLSRGFTPQPSPVASGSSSLTPIGLMVQQHHQHVPPDNQLNMKNDIHSEKNEPSSCCSAKGKQEAGQQQEYCRQLSRGKSCCMGSSPQTSDFSASSGSSSTSTCCRQGKSETRSWCDSTRDIVASLACPSSLKTKGCCSGPQSPAASYQSGCSPNSSGAPVTHTSQASHYCSSSSQNSNHPSCHNVLLSSSNVSPKYPLLSDQSSASSFHQNSQGLSNLDFQTHESHLSSSGSHLKYNHTPSDKDSTQHNSCEDKGDLQVTESVFQSLSSDGKHYQQKADLSQPHQFSESVQHQLPDLSQQSQTKVDYHCHHHETRTEDQQIPHNHCGSDVRQDQQIPHSHCGSDVRQDQQIPHSHCGSDVRQDQQIPHSHCGSDVRQDQQIPHSHCGSDVRQDQQIPHSHCGSDVRQDQQIPHSHCGSDVRQDQQIPHSHCGSDVRQDQQIPHSHCGSVDGRQGHGSSLNLVLKREDDSCCVVICTNKLQMLRNVLAKCECTDQEGSSGPVDLQTLLSDALMEWESSEPARGALTLASSSQNSPSSAFARVTQSPSNGMTYSVVPPVQPNSSFTVMQNAPSVQSPDNSLQWS
- the LOC137625346 gene encoding uncharacterized protein isoform X3 translates to MHIHPGESGMQMPDEPSHATLTIQATDPETKAITTRRFHCTYQGCERTYSTPGNLRTHLKTHRGEYKFQCETTGCGKAFLTSYSLKIHLRVHARHRPYTCVSDGCQKSFTTLYRLRAHQRLHNGDTFNCNQDGCVRIFTTLSDLRKHVRTHTGEKPFKCEEDGCGKSFTVSHHLRTHKRVHTGEKPYTCDERDCQRAFTTNYSRKNHMRVHSQSLEGKPKKLQLRVQKKKPRKEVLQADEHKAPLQVMEDGRQKTITQEREKVSEGDVNGQPVTTESVSDYPRKVGCCAHQPSSAASAVKQKAFAIIPVEGRAENHSSLTLQDFLDLEAIRCDPNMKVPIVKATDDMTVGHLLRDSQNLSALSSSSENDKRGLLEKITAHADICKCNPCNCDPSRGNECSCNAIDDEASSARQVSGAAPAKRHASNAVSQMMNKPPQISAEVPNEGYSRPGTDSLSLPSFSGQVPEASLSSDQLQKNCKVESLECAQPLTHRDQQISVDEFLQETVGMDSSASSHTIASSQRSSQHSLENLLPGPSGGQSSSSSFTGLSNLDDMSNLASPSMSDLISYPLTHSIFGNGKCGENGMSQPVSLGSDSTSIDQAFDISTDFPFSSPNMIEALLTDDMGSLPNLSAHSQSSSGNLSRGFTPQPSPVASGSSSLTPIGLMVQQHHQHVPPDNQLNMKNDIHSEKNEPSSCCSAKGKQEAGQQQEYCRQLSRGKSCCMGSSPQTSDFSASSGSSSTSTCCRQGKSETRSWCDSTRDIVASLACPSSLKTKGCCSGPQSPAASYQSGCSPNSSGAPVTHTSQASHYCSSSSQNSNHPSCHNVLLSSSNVSPKYPLLSDQSSASSFHQNSQGLSNLDFQTHESHLSSSGSHLKYNHTPSDKDSTQHNSCEDKGDLQVTESVFQSLSSDGKHYQQKADLSQPHQFSESVQHQLPDLSQQSQTKVDYHCHHHETRTEDQQIPHNHCGSDVRQDQQIPHSHCGSDVRQDQQIPHSHCGSDVRQDQQIPHSHCGSDVRQDQQIPHSHCGSDVRQDQQIPHSHCGSDVRQDQQIPHSHCGSDVRQDQQIPHSHCGSDVRQDQQIPHSHCGSVDGRQGHGSSLNLVLKREDDSCCVVICTNKLQMLRNVLAKCECTDQEGSSGPVDLQTLLSDALMEWESSEPARGALTLASSSQNSPSSAFARVTQSPSNGMTYSVVPPVQPNSSFTVMQNAPSVQSPDNSLQWS
- the LOC137625346 gene encoding uncharacterized protein isoform X1, coding for MMISLSPVCQMDKQNADPPPQGHDRVVIKYEEENNRLYKPLAPMYSLSVTTGRRTPNGNFTWHRPQYGGSAPDEGKLEFIVGRDAPPSPIPPPSAPTGSDHNGPHTQDENAGYIQHTIRENEIVMHIHPGESGMQMPDEPSHATLTIQATDPETKAITTRRFHCTYQGCERTYSTPGNLRTHLKTHRGEYKFQCETTGCGKAFLTSYSLKIHLRVHARHRPYTCVSDGCQKSFTTLYRLRAHQRLHNGDTFNCNQDGCVRIFTTLSDLRKHVRTHTGEKPFKCEEDGCGKSFTVSHHLRTHKRVHTGEKPYTCDERDCQRAFTTNYSRKNHMRVHSQSLEGKPKKLQLRVQKKKPRKEVLQADEHKAPLQVMEDGRQKTITQEREKVSEGDVNGQPVTTESVSDYPRKVGCCAHQPSSAASAVKQKAFAIIPVEGRAENHSSLTLQDFLDLEAIRCDPNMKVPIVKATDDMTVGHLLRDSQNLSALSSSSENDKRGLLEKITAHADICKCNPCNCDPSRGNECSCNAIDDEASSARQVSGAAPAKRHASNAVSQMMNKPPQISAEVPNEGYSRPGTDSLSLPSFSGQVPEASLSSDQLQKNCKVESLECAQPLTHRDQQISVDEFLQETVGMDSSASSHTIASSQRSSQHSLENLLPGPSGGQSSSSSFTGLSNLDDMSNLASPSMSDLISYPLTHSIFGNGKCGENGMSQPVSLGSDSTSIDQAFDISTDFPFSSPNMIEALLTDDMGSLPNLSAHSQSSSGNLSRGFTPQPSPVASGSSSLTPIGLMVQQHHQHVPPDNQLNMKNDIHSEKNEPSSCCSAKGKQEAGQQQEYCRQLSRGKSCCMGSSPQTSDFSASSGSSSTSTCCRQGKSETRSWCDSTRDIVASLACPSSLKTKGCCSGPQSPAASYQSGCSPNSSGAPVTHTSQASHYCSSSSQNSNHPSCHNVLLSSSNVSPKYPLLSDQSSASSFHQNSQGLSNLDFQTHESHLSSSGSHLKYNHTPSDKDSTQHNSCEDKGDLQVTESVFQSLSSDGKHYQQKADLSQPHQFSESVQHQLPDLSQQSQTKVDYHCHHHETRTEDQQIPHNHCGSDVRQDQQIPHSHCGSDVRQDQQIPHSHCGSDVRQDQQIPHSHCGSDVRQDQQIPHSHCGSDVRQDQQIPHSHCGSDVRQDQQIPHSHCGSDVRQDQQIPHSHCGSDVRQDQQIPHSHCGSVDGRQGHGSSLNLVLKREDDSCCVVICTNKLQMLRNVLAKCECTDQEGSSGPVDLQTLLSDALMEWESSEPARGALTLASSSQNSPSSAFARVTQSPSNGMTYSVVPPVQPNSSFTVMQNAPSVQSPDNSLQWS